A stretch of DNA from Campylobacter concisus:
TCATCTCTTCAACTAGCTGAACGTTACTCATCTCGACAAATCCTTGTCTGATCGTACCAAGTCCGTCAAGTCCTGCCACGCCTACCACAACATTACCGCTAGCGCTTGTTTCTAGGTAGTTGTTGTCGCCCATTGAGTGAAGGCCAGCCGGGTTTATGAAATTTGCTAGCTCGATCTGACCTATCTGAGCCATCTCTCTCTCACCTGCTTGAAGCACTGACACGGTGCCATCTGTGCCGATAGAAATTTGTGTTGCATTTGCAGGCACGGTGATCTGAGGGATAAGCTGATAGCCATCGCTATTTACAATAGTGCCGTTTGCATCAAGCTTAAATGCGCCATTTCTAGTATAGGCTGTCGTGCCATCAGGGAGTTGAATCTGAAAAAATCCATTGCCCGCTATTACCATATCTAGGTTGTTGCTGGTCTCTTTGAAATAGCCCTGAGAGAAAATTTTATTTATCGCCGTTGGGCGCACACCAAGACCCACTTCGATGCCTGTTGGGCTTGTGGTAGTCTGGCTTGTTGCCGTACCTGCATACTCCATGACTTGATACATAAGATCAGCAAATTCAGCCCTATTTTTCTTGTATCCATAAGTATTTACGTTTGCGATGTTGTGTGAGGTTACGTCTATCTGCGTCTGCTGAGCTATCATACCAGTGGCCGCAGTGTAAAGTGATCTCATCATAGTTTTATCCTTTTATTAAGCTTTTAGGGCTAGTTTTTGAACAGCATCTTGGTTAAGGTCGGTCATGTGGCTTGTCATAACCTTTTGATACATATCAACTAAGCGCTGGGTTTCTATTAGACCCACCATTTCTAAAACTGGATTTACGTTTGACATCTGAGCATATCCTTGCATCACGCTATCAGCCTCGTCAAGCTCTGTGATGTCGTCAAAATTTCTACTCTCAAAGAGATTATCTCCAACCTTTTTAAGATCTCTTATTTCCCTTGGTTGAGCAATAAAAAATTTAGAAAATTGATTATTATTTGAGTATAAATTTCCATTTTTATCGGCAGTTAGCACCTCGC
This window harbors:
- the flgG gene encoding flagellar basal-body rod protein FlgG encodes the protein MMRSLYTAATGMIAQQTQIDVTSHNIANVNTYGYKKNRAEFADLMYQVMEYAGTATSQTTTSPTGIEVGLGVRPTAINKIFSQGYFKETSNNLDMVIAGNGFFQIQLPDGTTAYTRNGAFKLDANGTIVNSDGYQLIPQITVPANATQISIGTDGTVSVLQAGEREMAQIGQIELANFINPAGLHSMGDNNYLETSASGNVVVGVAGLDGLGTIRQGFVEMSNVQLVEEMTDLITGQRAYEANSKAITTSDSMLEIVNGLKR